One Scomber scombrus chromosome 1, fScoSco1.1, whole genome shotgun sequence DNA segment encodes these proteins:
- the cebpg gene encoding CCAAT/enhancer-binding protein gamma: MSRQLKLSPPDQTGVSVIQSQAHATPPSSLPTGPQQVPQLVSEDPPGGKAVSPGKMKKPHADKDSDEYRQRRERNNLAVKKSRMRSKQKAMDTQQRVNELKEENERLEAKIKLLSKELSVLKDLFLEHAHNLADNVQPPADGASPAPNNGSANGQ; encoded by the coding sequence ATGAGCCGGCAGCTTAAACTCTCCCCACCAGATCAAACCGGCGTCAGCGTCATCCAGAGCCAAGCCCACgccacccccccctcctctctgccCACCGGGCCCCAGCAGGTCCCCCAGCTCGTCTCCGAAGACCCCCCCGGCGGCAAGGCCGTCTCCCCCGGCAAGATGAAGAAGCCGCACGCAGACAAAGACAGCGACGAGTACCGCCAGCGCCGCGAGCGCAACAACCTGGCGGTGAAGAAGAGCCGCATGCGGTCGAAGCAGAAAGCGATGGACACGCAGCAGAGAGTCAACGAGCTGAAGGAGGAGAACGAGAGGCTGGAGGCTAAAATCAAGCTGCTCAGCAAAGAACTGAGCGTGCTCAAAGACCTGTTCCTGGAGCACGCTCACAACCTGGCCGACAACGTGCAGCCGCCCGCCGACGGAGCCAGCCCCGCCCCCAACAACGGCTCGGCCAATGGGCAGTGA